The genomic stretch CTGGACAAAGGTGAACGGGCCTTACTCGTCCGGGTTCTCGAACAAGCTGAGCCCGCACTGAATCGCGATTACCACACGAGGGGTTCTCCTCGGCTCGAAACTGTCGAGCGAATCGACATGCTCAAGCCTGAGGGTCGTTCCTTTGGACTGGATAAACGCCTTGTCATTCCCAGCCGCTCTGTGGAGCCGAACTTTAAGATCCTCCTCCTGCCGTTTCGGGAAGGCGACGAGCTTCCCAAGACCATTTGGAACGAAGACCAAACGGAACTACGGATCGAGTGGAGCGACCAGACAGATCTCCTTTCCTTTCAGAAAGACGCCGAAGGTCGGACCCGTGTGGAACTCGATCCGATCGCAAAAGAGGAATTCTCAATAACCAAAGTAAACGATTCTTGGTCTCTATCGGGTTTCCAAAGGTCTCTTCCCATCAAAACCAACATCGTGGAAAGATGACACGGAAATTGAGAGCGGGTTTGGTCGGATTGAACTTTGGCAGGAAGATCATTGAAGGGCAGATTCTTCGTGGACCAGGAGCCAATTTTATCGAGCTGGCTGCCGTGTGCGATCAGGACGCAGATCTGTGTAATCGACTTGCACATCAATACAATGTTGCAGCCTACCACCACCTGGATCAGCTACTCGCAGACAAGTCCGTCCCTGTAGTAATTTTGATCACCGGACCTAACGGCCGCGCGGATTTGATTCGGCAAATCATCCGCTCAGGAAAGGACGTGATGACCACTAAACCGTTCGAGCTCGATCCTGGAGCAGCAGCGGCTGTTTTGGAGGAAGCAAGAGCCTTGGACCGTATCGTTCATCTCAATTCACCCAATGCGACCAACTCTGAGGACTTTCAGATTATTAATCGATGGAGGGAGCAATATGATCTCGGTAAGCCTGTTGCTGGTCACCATGAGTGTTGGTATAAAGCAGTAGAGGAGGCTGACGGCACGTGGTATGACGATCCAGACCGTTGTCCAGCTGCTCCAATCTTTCGTTTGGGCATCTACGGAATCAACGACATGCTGCGGGTTTTTGGAGAACCGGAATCGATTCAGGTCATGCAGACCCGCATGTTTACGAAGCGTCCAACTCCGGATATGGCACGTTTGTGCATCAAGTTTAAAAGCGGTGCGATGGCTGACACTTTCGACGGTTGGACGATCTCGCCAGAGCGCCAGAGCACTTCGATGACGTTGTATTTTGAAAACGGGACTATCTATCGAAACCCAACGATGATGCCGTGTGATCCGATCCGCGCGAGGATTCAAGAGTTTACCTATTTGTCGTTGTCTACTCCAGACTGTTCAGACGGT from Verrucomicrobiota bacterium encodes the following:
- a CDS encoding Gfo/Idh/MocA family oxidoreductase, which translates into the protein MTRKLRAGLVGLNFGRKIIEGQILRGPGANFIELAAVCDQDADLCNRLAHQYNVAAYHHLDQLLADKSVPVVILITGPNGRADLIRQIIRSGKDVMTTKPFELDPGAAAAVLEEARALDRIVHLNSPNATNSEDFQIINRWREQYDLGKPVAGHHECWYKAVEEADGTWYDDPDRCPAAPIFRLGIYGINDMLRVFGEPESIQVMQTRMFTKRPTPDMARLCIKFKSGAMADTFDGWTISPERQSTSMTLYFENGTIYRNPTMMPCDPIRARIQEFTYLSLSTPDCSDGMPIETLRISNDKLSQVYQWDIFHRTVTTRIRPVDETPDSVVVDSLRIIAALQEAAETGETVRLDRSFVY